The Pyxidicoccus sp. MSG2 DNA segment TTCCTGGAGGCCAGGGGAATCGCCGCCTCCTTGGCCTTCTCGACGGACCTGCGCTCCACCGCGTTCCGCTTCTCCCGGAGCTGAAGGTACCTGTTGAGGTGGGGCCGCTGCGCGTTGAAGCGCTTCATCAACTCCACGAACACCATCTCCACGTGGCCCACGACTTCCGGCGTTTCGAGCACCTGATGCGTGTCCACCGACTTGTTGCAGGCCGTGCACGGCGTGTCATCCCCGTAGGCCAGGCCGGTGCCGCCCATGGCGATGAACGACGTGTTGAAGGTGTTGCCGTTGTGCAGCGTCGGGTCGAGGAATCGCACCACGCCCTTGCCTTCGACCTTCACGTCCGTGCTGCCGCTGCCCCAGGTCATCTTCCCCTTGAACTTGGAGGAGAGGAGGCCGCCGGCCGTCCCTGGTTCGTCTCCGGAACTGGTGCTTAGCTCGGAGCTCGTCAGCGCCACCGGGTTGCCTTCAATCGTCGTCTTCTTGCTCCCCTTCGCGAGCATCGAGTCCTGGGCCGAGTTGACGAGGGCGTGGGCACGGGCACCGCCGGCGTCGGCACCTTGCAGACGTCTGGCGCGGCCGACACATGCGTGTTGCCGGCGCCCTTGTGCAGAATCGAGCGGCCATTGGCGAAGACCTTGCTCATGGATCCTCTTCAGTTCTTCGGAATCATTTCCACGACGCAGGCGCCGACCCGCCCACCGTCGGCACACCCGTAGACCAGTGTCCTACGCGGCCCGCCATCCCGCCACCTCGCCCGGTGCAGCGCCACGCCCATCATGACAGGACCAGCGCCTGCTCCGGCATCCCCCAGTCCTTCGCCTGCCACTCCCACTCGGAGGGGCTCGGGCATCAGCGCGGCATTGCGCAGGTACGCCCGGGTGAATTCGGTGCCCCAGAAGGACTCTCCCGGTTGGCAGGCCAGGACGCCATCCACCCTGCTTGCACCCGCCACCGCGTCGCGCCGGAGGACCTGGAGTGCTTCCGTCAGTCCCTCCGCCAGGCTGGGCTCCCGCCGCGTGAAGGGCCGGGGCTCCACCGCGAGCGCCGTGCCCAGCAGGACTCCCATGGCCTCCAGGCCCAGCGTCCTGGACGCCCCCGAACGGGCCAGTGCGACGAAGCCCGCCGCCTCCCCGGGAATCCTCCCGTCCGGATTCTGGCGCCCCAGGTGCAGCCGCGCCGCCGCGTGGGAGCGGACCGGTGTGAGGGACACGGACGCAATGGAGCGCGAGTCACCGCGTAGCCAGCAGTGCACCGCACAGACTGCGCCCACGCGAGAACCTCCATGCTCGAAGTTCGCAACGTCGTGAAGACCTACGGAAGAGCCGTCACCGCCGTGGCGGACGTCTCGCTGACGCTCGAGCGCGGGGTGGTGGGCCTCATCGGCCACAACGGCGCCGGGAAGACCACCTTGATGCAGATGATCGCCACGCTGACCCGGCCCACCCGCGGGCAGATCCTCTTCGACGGCGTGGACCTCGTGAAGAATCCGGAGGCCATCCGGCGCCGGCTCGGCTTCCTGCCACAGGAGTTCGGCGTCTATCCGAACCTGACCGCGCTCGAGTTCATGCAATATTTCGCCGCGCTCAAGGGGGTGCGCGACCCTGCCCGCATCCGCCACCTGCTCGAGCTGGTCAACCTGCACGACCAGG contains these protein-coding regions:
- a CDS encoding PAAR-like domain-containing protein produces the protein MLAKGSKKTTIEGNPVALTSSELSTSSGDEPGTAGGLLSSKFKGKMTWGSGSTDVKVEGKGVVRFLDPTLHNGNTFNTSFIAMGGTGLAYGDDTPCTACNKSVDTHQVLETPEVVGHVEMVFVELMKRFNAQRPHLNRYLQLREKRNAVERRSVEKAKEAAIPLASRKSRVGELLTQLKSKDVANKGAITAELGPLQAEIKEAEETIKKQRVEGPLL